Genomic DNA from Phaeobacter porticola:
AGCTGACAAGGGTGTGCCGGTTGCCGATTTCACACTTGCCCTGCATGCAGGCGAAATTCTCTATGGCAACATCGGGTCCGAAAACCGTTTGGATTTTACGGTGATCGGCCCAACCGTCAATCTCACGGCGCGTATCTCTGGTATGCACACGTCGGTTGGGCGCAGTATCATTGTGTCAGAGCAAGTGCAGCGTGCTGCGCAGCCAACTAACCATGATCTGGTGTCACTGGGACGCTATATGCTGCGTGGCGTGGCAGAGCCGGTCGAATTGTTCACCATTCACGAAAGTGCAGCCCTTGCACAGCGGGACGATTTCACTGAATAAAGATAAACTTTGCCATAATTTTCGCATTTTTCTTCGGTAGCGTTTTTGTCGTAGGGGCGTCGATCCGGGTCCGCTTGTAAATATGGACATTGAACCGGAAGGCCCGCACGATGAGAGCAGCAAGGAGTGGCGTGATGAAACCAACACTGCGCGTGAAAGAGCTGACAACCGGGGCAGCTGTCTGGCTGTTGACGGGTTCGCTTGCGTTTGCGGCTGGTGAGTGGCCGGCAGAGGGTGGTCCGGGCAACGGGAATGGCAACGGCTGGGGTAACGGTTGGGGCAACGGTGGTGGCAATGGGAATGGTGGCGGTCAGACGGTGCCAGAAATTGACGTTGGTGCCGGATTGCTTGCGGTTGCGGCAGTTGCCGCTGCATTACTGCTGACCTGGGAACTGCGCCGTCGTCGCTCAGCCTAGAGATAGCCTCGCACCATATATGGAAATAACCAATGCAGCTGAGCTTAAATCAGCGCCCAGTTTTGTGTTGCAAGCGCGACATAGGCAATCAATGCATTTGCCACCATATGTGCAAGGATAGCTGCAGGTAGGCCACCGCCGCGTAGATATAGTCCACCGAATATTGCCCCGGCAGCCATCCCAAGCGCAAAGCGATCATGCATCAGGCCAAAGAGCGCACTGCTGACCAGCAGTGCGAAAATGGCGCGCAGTACCTGCCCCTGACCCGCCATACGGCGCAGTAGATATCCGCGAAAGAACAGCTCTTCGATGATCGGCACCAAGATGACGGTGCCTAGCAGGCGCGTAACAATCCAGAACGCGCTGTGATCACCGCTGCTGGCACCGCGGGTGATGTCGGGAACGGACAGCATGATCCAGACCGCGGCAATCGCAGCGCCGGCTGCAATGTCCATCGGACGCGGGCGGTAGCGTAAGTATTGCAAGGCGGGCCAGAATAATATCAGTACGGTCGCCATCATCGCTGCGCGCAGTGGATATCCCTCGGCTGGATCAGCCCAGATGGCTGAAACCAGAACTCCGCTCAGCATCATCACGATAAAGGGGACGATGGAGGCCAGTAGCATATCTGCGCGCATTGGAGGCAGATTGGCTGTCACTGCGGCCAGCGCCTCTGGATTGCTTTGTAACCAACGCGAGCGATGGGCGACTGCCAAGACCAGCAGTGCCAGAACAGTAAACATCAGCCAACCGGCATAGCTGTGAAACCCGTTAACGGCATGTTCAGGGGCGACCCAGGCACCGATCAGGATCAGGATGGCAATGCGGACCACGTTAAAGGCCCAGCTGAGTAATAGTGCTGCCGGGAGTAATACCATCCAATACCGTCCTTGACGGATGTCCCGCCCCATCAACAGCGCGTATAATCCCATAAATGTTGTGACAAGGGCAAACCCCTCCACACCGGAACAGGGCTCGCCTATCTCCACCAAAAACCCATCGACCCGGATCAGATGTAGTGTCGGATCTGACCAGACTGTCGCCCCCGAGGATTCAAGCACCCATGACACCAGAACAAAGGTCATTGAGGTCAATGCGTTGATGTTCCAGATCGGCTCCATCATCCGGGTGATATCTGGCATGACCAGCGCAACCAAAAGGGCCAGAATTAAGACAGGACCGCAGCCCCTGAGCCAGGCGACCCAGGTCTGCAGGGGCATGAGCGCTAGCAACCCGCCAAGGCCTGCAATGGTGCCACCCAGGCAGATCAATATGAGGGTTGGCGAAATCCAGGCGTTGATGCCGCCCGGACCAAACAAGGCCAGCGGAACAAGCGCGATCAGCAGGCCGGTAACGTTCAGAAGCAACGCCGCAGGTCGGCGTGCGGCCCGGCTAATGGCAGTGGTTAGGGCGTGATATGCACTGCGCACCAGCACCAGATAGAGGCCTAGCACCGTCAGCAGTGCCAGCAGACGACCCGCAATTGACCGAACGGTTGTACAGGCGAGATCTGCGCCGGTGAACTTGCAGTGAACGTTGGCCAAGAGCTGATAGGCCACCATGATTACAAACAGTTCGGCCACGGCGACGCCGAGTATCAAAAACAGCCTGCGCCCGCCCTTACTGGGCGCGGGCCTTGTTCTACCGGTAGGGTGGGGGGGATCAGATGTCGACATCCACGCCTGGCAGGTTCAGAGACTTCATCATGTCGCGCAGTTCTTGACGGGCTGCGATGTTGGAGATGTTCAACTGTTTGACGCCGATGTCCTTGAGGTCTAACAGGGTCAGCCCGCGTGGAAACAGTTCACGAAACACCACGCGCTCAGAGAAGCCAGACGCCACGCGAAATCCGATCCGTTTCGAGAGCATCAATATCGCACGCTCCATTTTTTCCTTGTTGACCATGCGCTGGGTGCCGACGCGGTTGCGGATCACAATCCAGTCGATCGGTTTTAGCCCGGCTTGCGCCCGCAGCTGCCGTGCATTCCAGACCATTTCCGAGTACACTGACGGGCCGGTGATTTTTTCACCTTTCTGGTCAGTATGCGCCAAAAGGTCGAAGTCAACGAAACTGTCGTTCAACGGCGTGATCAGCGTATCCGCCAGGGAATGGGCGACCTGGCTCAACCGGGTATGAGAACCGGGACAATCAATTAGGATGAAGTCGTTGTTCGGCTCCAGTTCCGAGACGGCTGCGGAGAGGCGGTGGTCATAGACGTTCTCGCCGGGTTGTAGACTGTCTGCGTCAATTTCAGGCAATTCGTGCAATTCGACCAGCGGTAGTTCCAGCGCCGCCTTTTCCATGAAAGCCTTGCGGTTTTCCAGGTAACGACCCATCGACCGCTGTCGCAGATCAAGATCAAGTGCGGCAATTTTGTATCCCAGTCGGGCCAAAGTTGTTGCCACATGCATGGAGACGGTGGACTTGCCAGCGCCCCCCTTTTCGTTTCCGACGACAATAATATGCGCCACTTTCACTTCCCCCAATCATTGCGCAAATTTCCGCGCATCTTGGGCCGAGTATACTGTTCGGGCGAATCGATGGGAAGCGACATATCCACGGGTTAGGGCCTGAATTAGGCTCTAGCGTAAACCTTGGGTCACCTGACAGATCGCGCGGCGTGCATGTCCAACAACGAAATACGCCGCCCAAGATGAGCGGCGTTTTCGGAAATAGGAATATCGGGTCGGCTTAGAAGCCCAGACCTTCGTATTTTTTCTTGAACTTGGATACGCGGCCACCGGCATCCATCAGGCGGGTGGTGCCGCCGGTCCATGCGGGGTGCACGGTGGGGTCGATGTCCAGCGACAGGGTGTCACCCTCTTTGCCCCAGGTGGAGCGCATTTTGAGGATGGTACCATCGGTCATCTTGACGTCGATGGAGTGGTATTCGGGATGTGTATCGGCTTTCATAATACCAATCCTTACGCTTTGGCTTTGTAGTTTGTATCTTCTGCAATCCGTGCAGATTTTCCGCGGCGGGCACGCAGATAGTACAGTTTCGCGCGACGGACACGGCCGCGGCGAACAACAGTGATACTGTCGATGTTGGTTGAATGCAGCGGGAATACGCGCTCCACACCTTCGCCAAACGAAATCTTGCGAACAGTGAACGAACCGGCGATGCCGACGCCGTTTTTACGGCTGATGCAGACACCTTCGTAGTTCTGCACACGCGAACGGCTGCCTTCGGTCACTTTGTAGCCGACGCGGATAGTGTCACCGGCTTTGAAATCGGGAATCTCTTTCCCCAGGGCGGCAACTTGTTCCGCCTCCAACTGTGCGATCAGATCCATCGCGGGTCTCCTATAGTTGCTCGTGGTTTTTCCCACGAAGATTTGCGCGGTTGCGAGAGCTCTTGGTCTTCACCGGGTCCCGCCTGCGCAGCCCGCCAGAGATCGCTCCGTTCTTTCCTAATAGTGAACCAACATCCCCCAAATTGCCGAAGAAGGCGGGTTAGGGTTTCGTGATGCAACAGAACACCGGTCCATAGACGCAAAAGCGAATCCAGACCTGCGCCTTCTACGCCTGTTCTGTTGGCGGATCAAGAGGAGAGGCCGCGTTCGAGAGCGGCAAATGCAGCCTCTCGGCTGATCAGTCGGGCTTCTGGCGGTTCACGTGGGACTGCCAAAGATCGGGACGCCGGGCCTGGGTAATCTCTTCACTCATTTTCTGCCGCCACTCGGCAATTTTACCGTGATGACCGGACATTAACACATCTGGGATGCTCTGGCCTTTCCATTCCGCCGGGCGTGTATATTGCGGGTGCTCTAGCAGGCCTGAGGAAAAACTCTCCTCTTCGGTAGAAGCCTGATTGCCGAGGACGCCTGGGATCAGGCGCACAGTGGCATCAATCATTGCCTGTGCCGCAATCTCGCCGCCGGTCATGACAAAATCACCCAGAGACACTTCCAGGATGCCGTAGTGCTGCAACACCCGTTCATCGACACCCTCAAATCGCCCACAAAGTAATGTCATACCATCGCAGCCCGCAAGGTCCTGCATTAACCTCTGATCCATCCGGCGACCGCGCGGCGACAGATAGATCAGCGGCCAATTGCCAGTGGTGCCTGCCATTGTATGTTCGATTGCATTGCCCAGCACATCAGCGCGCAGCACCATGCCGGCTCCACCTCCGGCGGGGGTGTCATCGACATTGCGGTGCTTGCCGATACCGAACTGGCGCAAATCAACCGTCTCTAGCTGCCAGAGCCCCTCTTGCAGGGCCCTGCCGGTAAGGCTTTCACCTAGAATACCGGGGAAGGCATTCGGGAATAGCGTCATGACCTTGGCTTTCCAAACACCTGCCAAATCCGGCGTTGGCGTCATCAGCTCGCGTGGTTTGAAGGAGGGGCGAAGGGCTTTGCGGCCATGAGATTTGTTCTGTGCAGTCATGTGAAGCTGTTTAATCCAGTTACAACGACACGCAATAAAAAGCTTTGGTGTCGAATGAATTCAGAAGTACCCCGCATTGAAACCGACCCCGATTTTCAGGCCGCATTCGATGAGGTGCAGGCGCGTGCCAAAAGTGTTCTGGCCACGTATTGCATCGGACTTTGGATGCCTGTCGGTGGGGCCCGTTTTCGCACGCTGAATGTGAATTAGTCTGCGTCAACTCAGTCGCAGTTTGCAGGAAGTCAAACCGGCGAGTGGACAAAGCTATATGTTAAGGGCTGTTTTGACGAAGCAAACATCGCGCGGCAGAACAGAGACAAAGAACGAAAGAAGTCGCTGCCGCAGTGGAGCATGTTTTGGAGGCGTTGTTGGCAACCGAAGGCTAACGGGTTCAGAACACGCCTTCAGGTGGATCTGCAATGATGCGACCAGTAGCGAGGTCGACGGTAGGTACAGCGGTCAGCGTAAACGGCAGCAGCACTGTTTTGCTGTCGGTCGGCATGATGATTTCCAGCAGATCTCCTGCCCCATGGTTCTGGACTGACTTCACGACCCCCAGAAGGGTGCCGCCGGTATCATAGACCTCTAGGCCCATCAGATCGGTGTGATAGTATTCGTCGTCATGCAGGTTAGGGAGCCGGTCGCGAGGGGCGAAGAGGCGTACGCCCTTTAGCGCATCGGCCTGCTCTTTGGTCTCAACGCCACCGATATTGGCGGAGAAACCGTTCTTGATGGCACGGTTCAAGGTCAGGGAATAAGTCTGGCTGCCGTCTTCGTTGCTGAGCGGCACATAGGATTCGATATCCTCAGGCATTGCGCAAAAGCTCTTGACCCGTACTTCACCACGCACCCCATAAGATCCGGCAATAGCGCCAACGCAAATCTGCTCAGTCATTCTGTCCATCCTTTGCAGAAACGCGCGGCAGTCCAGGTGCCGCCTGCGAGCCCACAGCGTTCTGTTTGGTAATTGCGTTCGTAAAGAACACCGGCGGTAAAGGCGATCAAAACAAAAACCGCAAGCCTGAACAATCGCCACATAGGCGGATTATCGGGTTTCGATTGGTAGCGCGCTGCGCCGGGTTTCCCAACCCAGCTGTTCCAGTTCCGGCGTCTTGGACAACCGTTCCGGGTGGCCGACGCAGAAATAGCCGATCAGCTGCCAGTCAGTTGGCACATCCAGATCCCTGTTCAACTGTTGGGGGTCAAGGATGGACACCCAGCCTAGGCCCAGACCTTCGGCACGCAGGGCCAGCCAGAACAGGGTCACGGCTGTGACAACCGAATAGCGTCGCATT
This window encodes:
- a CDS encoding VPEID-CTERM sorting domain-containing protein; translated protein: MKPTLRVKELTTGAAVWLLTGSLAFAAGEWPAEGGPGNGNGNGWGNGWGNGGGNGNGGGQTVPEIDVGAGLLAVAAVAAALLLTWELRRRRSA
- the xrtE gene encoding exosortase E/protease, VPEID-CTERM system encodes the protein MAELFVIMVAYQLLANVHCKFTGADLACTTVRSIAGRLLALLTVLGLYLVLVRSAYHALTTAISRAARRPAALLLNVTGLLIALVPLALFGPGGINAWISPTLILICLGGTIAGLGGLLALMPLQTWVAWLRGCGPVLILALLVALVMPDITRMMEPIWNINALTSMTFVLVSWVLESSGATVWSDPTLHLIRVDGFLVEIGEPCSGVEGFALVTTFMGLYALLMGRDIRQGRYWMVLLPAALLLSWAFNVVRIAILILIGAWVAPEHAVNGFHSYAGWLMFTVLALLVLAVAHRSRWLQSNPEALAAVTANLPPMRADMLLASIVPFIVMMLSGVLVSAIWADPAEGYPLRAAMMATVLILFWPALQYLRYRPRPMDIAAGAAIAAVWIMLSVPDITRGASSGDHSAFWIVTRLLGTVILVPIIEELFFRGYLLRRMAGQGQVLRAIFALLVSSALFGLMHDRFALGMAAGAIFGGLYLRGGGLPAAILAHMVANALIAYVALATQNWALI
- a CDS encoding division plane positioning ATPase MipZ is translated as MAHIIVVGNEKGGAGKSTVSMHVATTLARLGYKIAALDLDLRQRSMGRYLENRKAFMEKAALELPLVELHELPEIDADSLQPGENVYDHRLSAAVSELEPNNDFILIDCPGSHTRLSQVAHSLADTLITPLNDSFVDFDLLAHTDQKGEKITGPSVYSEMVWNARQLRAQAGLKPIDWIVIRNRVGTQRMVNKEKMERAILMLSKRIGFRVASGFSERVVFRELFPRGLTLLDLKDIGVKQLNISNIAARQELRDMMKSLNLPGVDVDI
- the rpmE gene encoding 50S ribosomal protein L31 yields the protein MKADTHPEYHSIDVKMTDGTILKMRSTWGKEGDTLSLDIDPTVHPAWTGGTTRLMDAGGRVSKFKKKYEGLGF
- the rplS gene encoding 50S ribosomal protein L19, with product MDLIAQLEAEQVAALGKEIPDFKAGDTIRVGYKVTEGSRSRVQNYEGVCISRKNGVGIAGSFTVRKISFGEGVERVFPLHSTNIDSITVVRRGRVRRAKLYYLRARRGKSARIAEDTNYKAKA
- the trmD gene encoding tRNA (guanosine(37)-N1)-methyltransferase TrmD; protein product: MTAQNKSHGRKALRPSFKPRELMTPTPDLAGVWKAKVMTLFPNAFPGILGESLTGRALQEGLWQLETVDLRQFGIGKHRNVDDTPAGGGAGMVLRADVLGNAIEHTMAGTTGNWPLIYLSPRGRRMDQRLMQDLAGCDGMTLLCGRFEGVDERVLQHYGILEVSLGDFVMTGGEIAAQAMIDATVRLIPGVLGNQASTEEESFSSGLLEHPQYTRPAEWKGQSIPDVLMSGHHGKIAEWRQKMSEEITQARRPDLWQSHVNRQKPD
- the rimM gene encoding ribosome maturation factor RimM (Essential for efficient processing of 16S rRNA) encodes the protein MTEQICVGAIAGSYGVRGEVRVKSFCAMPEDIESYVPLSNEDGSQTYSLTLNRAIKNGFSANIGGVETKEQADALKGVRLFAPRDRLPNLHDDEYYHTDLMGLEVYDTGGTLLGVVKSVQNHGAGDLLEIIMPTDSKTVLLPFTLTAVPTVDLATGRIIADPPEGVF